Below is a genomic region from Armatimonadota bacterium.
TGATTAGACGCAGGTACGAGATATGGGAAAAATGGTCTATCCGTCTTGAAAGACATCCGAATCGGCTCAAGTTCAGTGCGTTCACTCTTCTTCTTCAGTTTGAAGGCTGTCAGATACCACTTCTTCTTCAAATAGAACTGTGTCCATTCTTCGATGTCCTGACTTGCTTGGTAGCCGTTCTGGTTAAGATAATTGGTCAGTGCGGCAGGGTCATCAGAACGTAATGTCGTTGCCTCATAATTGCCAACTTCAACAATTTGGGCAACCTCAATACCACCCGCAACGGCCGCCTTCGACATCGTAGCTTCGCCTGCCGCCGCGGCCATCAGGACGGGAACGGGCCGATGATCCTCAATGGTGCGAAAGGCTCGAGTAGATGCTGCCTTGAGCTCCGGAACCGATGGACTGGGTGCAATGAAACCCATTTCTGGACTCGTCGATTGAAAAGATGCCTTTCGAACAAAGTGCTCGGTCTGGGTCGAATCATCCCAAATGACAATATCCTGTTGGCCGCCAAAATACACTCGGCTCTTTCCAACCCCACAACATGCCCAACTTTGGTAGGCGGCGAAGAGGGCGAAAGTTGTTAGGAACCGCTTCATGGTCGCAAGTTTAGCAGGGTTGGTAAGCTGAGTCAATGCGTTCGTGGTTGCCCTCCTGTCTATTGCTTTCGAGCGTTTTGCTGGCTGGCTGCGGAAGCGGGTTCAGCGAGCGGGGCGAACGGACGGCGGGAGAGTATCGGTGGCTCCTGCGCTACGACGTAAAGACCCTTGATCCAGCGGCAATCAACGACTGGACGACCGGCGAGGTTCTTCACTATCTGTATCCGACCATTGGCGAAGCGTGCGAGATTGAAACTGCAGACAACGTAACATTCAAACTACATGTCAAGGAGTTCGATTTCTCAGACAAAATTGGTAACGAGGTCACCGGCGAGGACATCCAACACACCATTGAGCGATGCCTCATACCCGAAGTTCAGTCGGGGTTGGGAAGTCTATTCGCCGCTCAGATCGCAGGAGCAGATTCCTTCGCAAAGGGCACGGCACCTCACATAACCGGAATCACGGCGGAAGCGCACGACGTCACAATTCAGCTGTCCAAACCGGATACCGCATTTGCCGACAAACTCAAGAATCGAGCCTTCGGAGTCGTCAATCACGACGTTGTCAAACTGAACGAGCCAATCAAGGATTGGAAGCCAGGGTATGGCCTTGGCAGATGGTCGCTCAAATCGTTCGAACCTGGTCGAGAGTGGGTTATCGCCAAAGGTGCGGAGACGATCAAGTTCCAATTCGTAGGCGACTCGGCGTCTCGGAAGACGCAGTTTGATGTTGACAAAGCCGACCAGGCAATGTTTGCCGCCCACGAGATTCCTGTCGTCAAGGGGCACCCGATGTTAACCAAAGGCGGACCGACCACGCTGGTTTATCTCCAGTTCAATCAGAAGATCGCACCATTCAATGATCGGGCGAACCGACTAGCAATTATCTCCAATTTGGAAACGGGAGGTCTTGGGTCGATTCTTGACAACAAGGTCGATCCCCCGGCCGGATTCGGAACGCTCAGTAGCCTCGGCAAAAGCGTCACTGGCTTCAAAGCAACTCAGCCCAAGCCGTTTGAGTTCGAGTTGGTCTACGCCGACATCGGTCACTCGAACCCGGTAGTCGAAGTTCTGATCACGCAGATGCGAAAGTTCGGCATCAAAGCAAGCGCGAAGCCGATGACTTCGGGTGGCTTGATCGCCGCCAATAATCGCGGCGAGCTGGCTTGCTTATTCACCGGCTGGCAACCCGACTTTCCGGGCCCCCTCAATACGGTTCCCTATCTCTTTCATTCCAAATCACCGGAGAACCACTCCGGTTTCGCGGACCCGCAGGCCGACAAGTACATTGAGCTAGCTCAAACTGGAACAGACCCGGAGGCGAACATCGCGAGGGCCCTCGATATCATTCACCAGAACATTCCGGGAGTTCCGCTTTATGTTCAGCGTGACCTAGTTTTGAAGCGACGCGAGCCGCCTGAAGTGTTTTAGCGGGCCTAGGCAATGCCGATAGGGACGACATGATAGTAATCGGCTCATTTGGGAGAGATCGGCAATCAAAGTCATAGCGCACATTGCACTGCGCCCTCGAAACTCGGCCCAAGGTGCTTGAACGTAATGATTCAGATTCAAAAATGACGAACCTGGTGTTCAACAGAGACCAGCGTAGGTGGATCGTCAGAATTGTAAAATGATGCCAACCTGAACACCGTCAGCATCATTGTCATGCGACGAGCTTTCACCTTGATCGAACTTCTTGTGGTCATCGCCATCATCGCGATCCTCGCTGCAATCCTCTTCCCCGTCTTCGCCCAGGCGAAGCTGGCGGCAAAGAAGACGACGAGTATCAGCAACATGAAGCAGGTTGCGCTCGGAACCCAACTCTACATTGGGGATTTTGATGACGTGATGCCTCCTCTACGTTGGTACAACCCCGCTGATCTCTCCATTCCCAGCACATACGGGTTCTACTTCTATCCAGTGCTTTTGCAGCCCTATACCAAGAGCACAGAGCTGTTTTTGGACCCCAACGACCGCGGCGATGATTCGGCAATGCACTACACCGGTTGCCCGGGAGCCGCGCGGTTCGACAAGACGGGCTGTGCTTATTGGTACCTCACCGGAGCGTTTCCGAGCTATGGCTACAACCGGCGGTACATGAACACTTCGCTTCCAGGTGCCTTCGGTGCACTGACTTACTTTGGAGTTTCGGCGACCTCGCTTGGTTCGCCGGCACAAACCGTCGTCTTTGCCGAGGCTACCGGAAAGGATCTCGTTTCACCGGGTCAGCCGATTGTTCGGCAACCGGTCGGATACCACCGAGTGGATGCCCCTTCATTCTGGATTCCAGCGTCCGCCGCAGATCCCGCGGCGGTGGGCGTGGATGCACGAACCCAAGGTCAGCTTTGGGGGCGATACGACGCGAAGAAGGTGATCGTCAACTGGCTGGACGGTCATACAAAGTATGTTCCGATTGATTCCTTGGTTGGGCAAGGAGCGACCGTACAGGAGCGAGACAGGTTCTGGAACGGGATCGGGAACTGAGGTTTCAGTCTTCAGCCCTCAGCTTTCAGCAATAGACTGAGGGCTGAGGGCTGAGAGCTGACGGCTGATCCTACTTACCCAAAATCTTGAGCTTCGGAGCCTCGCCCTTCTTACCACCGACAGTGACTTGGTTTTTAACAGAGAAGCTGTCACCGATCTTGTGCTCTTTCTCGAACTTCCCTTCGACTTCGACTTTGTCGCCGTCTTTGGGTTCTTTGTCGAGCTTGCCTCGACCATAGACTGAGATCTTCTCCTTGCCGTCTTTCAAGTCGAAGACGTAGTAGTCGTTGCCAGCTTTGCTGGTTTTGGCTTTGAACTTATCGACAGTTCCGGTGACTTTGACAGTCTTTTTGTCGAATTCATCGGCCTTTTTGACGAGGTCAGCGACTTTCGCGGCGTCTGCGGCGAAGGCAACGACCACGAGTCCAGCGAGGATGAGAGAGAGGGTGCGTTTCATTTTCTTAGAACTCCAGCAAGGCATGGACGGGTTTGCCGCCTAATGCGGTTCGCCCGTCCAAAAATGTTAAATCAATCATAAAGCCGAAACCGGCAACTTCGCCTCCAAGGCGCTCAACGAGTCGCTGCGCTGCGGCGGCAGTTCCGCCAGTGGCAAGCAGGTCATCGATGATGTACGCCTTCTGACCGGGCTGAATGGCATCGGTGTGCATTTCGACCGTGTTCGTGCCGTACTCCAGCGCATACTCTTCAGTGATTCGCTCGTAGGGGAGTTTGCCGAGCTTGCGAACCATCGCGAACGGGAGCTTGGCCTGGAGGGCAATCGGGGTTCCGAACACGAAACCGCGACTCTCGATACCGACGATCACATCCGCTCCGCTTTCGAGAGCTTTTGCCGTCATAAGGTCAATGACTTCCTGGAAAGCCGCCGGATCTTCGAGAACGGGAGTGATGTCTTTGAAGAGGATTCCAGGTTTCGGAAAATCAGGTACATCGCGGATCAGCGACGCGGCGAGGAGCTCAGCCATATTTACGATAGAATACCTAGCACCTTCATGTGCTCGGTGTACTATGCCAATCTGACCGCCGAAAAGCTCCAGCGTGAGCTTCCATTTTCGGTGCTTGAAGGATACTCGCCGAGGCTAAACCGGGGGATTGTCCGCCCGACAGACTGGGTGGAGGCGATTTGTATGGCGGGGGTTTTACAGCCGATGCGATGGGGATTTTCGCCTTCATGGAGCCAGGAAGACTGGAAGGCAAAGCTCATCAACATTCGCTCGGAGACAGTCGAAGAGAAGCCGATGTTCAAGGCGGCTTTTCGGGGGCGACGGGCCGTGTTACCGGTCAGTGGGTACTTTGAGTGGGTTGAGGAGGAGGTTGAAATTCCGAATCCCCAGGGAAGCCTCTTCGGCGAAAAGCCGCAAACCAAGAGCGAACAGCGCAAATACGCCTTGGTCGTCCGCGGCCACGATCCGTTCTTTTTTCCTGCCTTGTTCGAAGACTATCTGGACCCGAACGGGTCCGAAATTCGAACTGTCGGTCTCCTGACGTGTGAGCCGAACGGATTTACGCGGAAGTTTCACACTCGGATGCCGGTGGTCCTGACCGGCGAGCAAGCATCGGAGTGGCTAGACCGTGGCTCTTCGAACCTGTTGGGACCGCCGCCGTTTGCGGCAATGGACGCGATTTCAATTGTTAAGTGAATGTAAATCTTTCAGCTTCTTAACGCAATCTTTACTTAAGAGTCTTAACATTGACTCATGCGAAGAGCGTTCACTTTGATCGAACTCCTTGTGGTAATTGCAATCATTGCGATTCTTGCCGCGATCCTATTCCCCGTTTTTGCTCAGGCCAAGGAAGCCGCAAAGAAGACTAGTTGTCTCAGCAACAACAAGCAGATGGCGACTGCTTCGTACATGTACGCGGCGGACGCAGACGATATTCTCATGCAAACAAGCTGGGAAGGAACGATCACTCCAAACCCGATCAACCCCGGTGATAAGTTCCAGATTCATTGGACCTACAATATTCAGCCTTACATGAAGAACATGCAAATGCTGGTGTGCCCCTCCGACACGGATGCTCAGGTTCCAAAATTCCCTTGCGATGGTGTCACCAAGGTTCTTGGACAGCTGAGCGGAGGAGTGATGACCTGCGACTGGATGGCTCCGAAGTACAGCTACATTCCAAACTATAACCTGATCCCAGCCCACGACTGGCTTCCCGTCTCAATGACTTCGTTCGATCAACCAGCCAATCTAATCATCTTCGCTGAGCGACGAAACAAGCTAAAGAACGGCACTCTCATGGGTCAACATAAAGGAACTTCCGGGTTCAACCCATCTCAGCCTTGTCCGAACTGGTCGATCGTCTCGTTCACTGCTCTGACAGGAAGTCCTAGCACGGGAACATATTCCTACTGGACTCAGGCTCAAGCTGCAAACAATCTCCTTGTCGATACAAACGATAAGCGAGATATTGACCGCGTTGCCTTTGATCGGCACACCGAAGGTAGCAACTATTCGTACGCAGACGGTCACGCAAAGTACATGAAGATTGGCAAGGTTCTTGACCCGGCGGCCTATCAGTTCGGCGAGAAGTGGTACCCAACCCCGATGCCAGGTGGCGCAGTCTGTCCATAATGATCGCACTTCTACTTGCCCTTACGCAGGTAACGAACACTCGAGTCGCATGGCTCGGGTGTAATCGTTTGGATGCTAAGGATTGGGAATCCCAAAAAGCCGAGAATCCTTCATCCGCGAATCTCGTTCAACTGCGCCAATCTCTCTCTGATCTCGA
It encodes:
- a CDS encoding ABC transporter substrate-binding protein, producing the protein MRSWLPSCLLLSSVLLAGCGSGFSERGERTAGEYRWLLRYDVKTLDPAAINDWTTGEVLHYLYPTIGEACEIETADNVTFKLHVKEFDFSDKIGNEVTGEDIQHTIERCLIPEVQSGLGSLFAAQIAGADSFAKGTAPHITGITAEAHDVTIQLSKPDTAFADKLKNRAFGVVNHDVVKLNEPIKDWKPGYGLGRWSLKSFEPGREWVIAKGAETIKFQFVGDSASRKTQFDVDKADQAMFAAHEIPVVKGHPMLTKGGPTTLVYLQFNQKIAPFNDRANRLAIISNLETGGLGSILDNKVDPPAGFGTLSSLGKSVTGFKATQPKPFEFELVYADIGHSNPVVEVLITQMRKFGIKASAKPMTSGGLIAANNRGELACLFTGWQPDFPGPLNTVPYLFHSKSPENHSGFADPQADKYIELAQTGTDPEANIARALDIIHQNIPGVPLYVQRDLVLKRREPPEVF
- a CDS encoding DUF2330 domain-containing protein, coding for MKRFLTTFALFAAYQSWACCGVGKSRVYFGGQQDIVIWDDSTQTEHFVRKASFQSTSPEMGFIAPSPSVPELKAASTRAFRTIEDHRPVPVLMAAAAGEATMSKAAVAGGIEVAQIVEVGNYEATTLRSDDPAALTNYLNQNGYQASQDIEEWTQFYLKKKWYLTAFKLKKKSERTELEPIRMSFKTDRPFFPYLVPASNQGKPAKLQVFLLSSGVGSATAEGVVLPKPSWDAPLFPGAVPGLLDDLTLPPGALDHSMHITGWDDLQFPSSATDDGYLHIHSIRPLWLDLGAYVLVGFAGVYGYRRFRLARSKQKIAND
- a CDS encoding prepilin-type N-terminal cleavage/methylation domain-containing protein yields the protein MRRAFTLIELLVVIAIIAILAAILFPVFAQAKEAAKKTSCLSNNKQMATASYMYAADADDILMQTSWEGTITPNPINPGDKFQIHWTYNIQPYMKNMQMLVCPSDTDAQVPKFPCDGVTKVLGQLSGGVMTCDWMAPKYSYIPNYNLIPAHDWLPVSMTSFDQPANLIIFAERRNKLKNGTLMGQHKGTSGFNPSQPCPNWSIVSFTALTGSPSTGTYSYWTQAQAANNLLVDTNDKRDIDRVAFDRHTEGSNYSYADGHAKYMKIGKVLDPAAYQFGEKWYPTPMPGGAVCP
- a CDS encoding SOS response-associated peptidase: MCSVYYANLTAEKLQRELPFSVLEGYSPRLNRGIVRPTDWVEAICMAGVLQPMRWGFSPSWSQEDWKAKLINIRSETVEEKPMFKAAFRGRRAVLPVSGYFEWVEEEVEIPNPQGSLFGEKPQTKSEQRKYALVVRGHDPFFFPALFEDYLDPNGSEIRTVGLLTCEPNGFTRKFHTRMPVVLTGEQASEWLDRGSSNLLGPPPFAAMDAISIVK
- a CDS encoding exodeoxyribonuclease VII large subunit, whose translation is MKRTLSLILAGLVVVAFAADAAKVADLVKKADEFDKKTVKVTGTVDKFKAKTSKAGNDYYVFDLKDGKEKISVYGRGKLDKEPKDGDKVEVEGKFEKEHKIGDSFSVKNQVTVGGKKGEAPKLKILGK
- a CDS encoding adenine phosphoribosyltransferase, giving the protein MAELLAASLIRDVPDFPKPGILFKDITPVLEDPAAFQEVIDLMTAKALESGADVIVGIESRGFVFGTPIALQAKLPFAMVRKLGKLPYERITEEYALEYGTNTVEMHTDAIQPGQKAYIIDDLLATGGTAAAAQRLVERLGGEVAGFGFMIDLTFLDGRTALGGKPVHALLEF
- a CDS encoding prepilin-type N-terminal cleavage/methylation domain-containing protein, with translation MRRAFTLIELLVVIAIIAILAAILFPVFAQAKLAAKKTTSISNMKQVALGTQLYIGDFDDVMPPLRWYNPADLSIPSTYGFYFYPVLLQPYTKSTELFLDPNDRGDDSAMHYTGCPGAARFDKTGCAYWYLTGAFPSYGYNRRYMNTSLPGAFGALTYFGVSATSLGSPAQTVVFAEATGKDLVSPGQPIVRQPVGYHRVDAPSFWIPASAADPAAVGVDARTQGQLWGRYDAKKVIVNWLDGHTKYVPIDSLVGQGATVQERDRFWNGIGN